Proteins from a genomic interval of Lolium perenne isolate Kyuss_39 chromosome 1, Kyuss_2.0, whole genome shotgun sequence:
- the LOC127327581 gene encoding probable E3 ubiquitin-protein ligase ZFP1 yields the protein MSHRNISWTHQVANLESERGLVQAQPDNLTNGGTGSNLSNPGVQVAFGIPGNTTNVGVRDLRSYYESINNQHQHGQTLYPHVGIDPSSVYPSTMYNPSIPTPSANRYVPHTQSFGLGNPLPSSSYHQVATGTLDDSSSSSNFGDTTREFIKRKNAVLESGHHFVHGFASSSSSAHAPQNPAHGPWSASFESHGAPNVASADAPNRNSMATHPSLVHYGNYVFPAGHMGQSNTWNTQPANGIADGVPHWEYNNAVRNPPGHFVHSGTIGMPNGSLQDYQAGHSAICHGPLPHFGPIPVHSMQAPAMLNHIQMPGPQRHSNTVHGVNASGIGLTLDPRLAFLYNSGHATGPQIHGFLSNQVNNGSLRMLPYENAALMDLSRFYEADHLIDEHLDMGLDIDSMTYEELVALEEQIGYVSTGLTESYIKENLRLNLYVPGAACISDQPPLENDACIICQEEYKAREVVGTLDCRHKYHAACIKQWLMVKNLCPICKTTALSADRSSG from the exons ATGTCACATAGAAATATCTCTTGGACACATCAGGTTGCGAATCTTGAATCAGAGCGAGGGCTTGTTCAAGCTCAACCTGATAATCTCACTAATGGAGGCACTGGGAGTAATTTATCCAATCCGGGTGTGCAAGTTGCTTTTGGGATTCCAGGAAATACTACCAATGTTGGAGTTCGTGATTTGCGGAGTTACTATGAGAGCATTAATAATCAGCACCAGCATGGTCAGACTTTATACCCACATGTAGGTATTGATCCCAGTTCAGTCTACCCATCTACTATGTACAATCCCAGCATTCCAACCCCATCCGCAAACAGATATGTTCCACATACTCAGAGTTTTGGACTGGGCAATCCACTACCCTCATCTTCATATCACCAAGTTGCCACAGGAACTCTGGATGATAGTAGCAGCAGTAGCAATTTTGGTGATACCACTAGAGAGTTCATCAAAAGGAAAAATGCAGTACTTGAGAGTGGCCATCATTTTGTTCATGGTTTTGCAAGCTCAAGTTCATCTGCTCATGCGCCTCAGAATCCTGCACACGGGCCTTGGAGTGCTTCATTTGAATCACATGGAGCACCAAATGTTGCTTCTGCTGATGCACCGAACAGGAATTCAATGGCTACTCACCCATCATTGGTACATTATGGTAACTATGTATTTCCAGCTGGTCACATGGGCCAGAGCAATACATGGAATACACAGCCTGCAAATGGTATTGCTGATGGAGTCCCACACTGGGAATACAACAATGCAGTCCGCAATCCTCCAG GTCACTTTGTTCATTCGGGAACAATAGGCATGCCAAATGGTAGTCTTCAAGACTATCAAGCTGGCCATTCTGCCATTTGTCATGGGCCTTTACCTCATTTTGGCCCAATTCCTGTGCATAGCATGCAAGCTCCTGCTATGCTTAATCATATTCAAATGCCAGGACCTCAGCGACATAGCAATACAGTGCATGGTGTAAATGCTTCTGGAATCGGACTCACCTTGGATCCAAGGCTGGCTTTCTTATACAATTCTGGACATGCTACTGGACCTCAAATTCACggatttctttcaaatcaagttaaCAATGGCAGTTTAAGAATGCTGCCATATGAG AATGCTGCATTGATGGATCTTTCAAGATTTTATGAAGCAGATCATCTTATTGATGAACATTTAGATATGGGGCTGGATATAGACAGCATGACTTATGAG GAGCTTGTAGCATTGGAAGAACAAATTGGATATGTCAGTACTGGTTTGACGGAAAGCTACATCAAAGAAAATTTGAGATTAAATTTGTATGTTCCAGGGGCAGCTTGCATATCTGATCAGCCCCCCTTGGAGAATGATGCTTGCATAATATGCCAG GAGGAGTACAAGGCAAGAGAAGTTGTAGGAACCCTCGATTGCCGCCACAAGTACCACGCCGCGTGCATAAAGCAGTGGCTGATGGTGAAGAACCTGTGCCCAATCTGCAAGACTACAGCTTTGTCAGCAGATAGAAGCAGCGGGTGA
- the LOC127327586 gene encoding uncharacterized protein encodes MVRGVPSGEKLFIGGDLNDHVGTSNIGFEGVHGGFDYGIRNQEGEDVLSFALAYDMIVVNTLFKKRESHLVTFSSGHHNSHIEFILSRREDMSACLDCKVIPGESVVHQHKIVVADFRFRLCVQRDKRAKVARTKWWKLKGEVAQTFKERVIKEGPLEEGGDDADNMWMKMATCIRKVASEEFGVSRGSRSEVRDTWWWNTDVQKAIKEKNDCFRRVYLDRIVDNMEKYKMAKKAAKQAVSEARGQTYEDLYKRLGTKEGEKDIYRMAKIRERKTRDVDQVKCIKDGADQLLVKDKEIKHR; translated from the coding sequence ATGGTTAGGGGTGTACCCAGTGGCGAAAAGCTCTTCATAGGAGGAGACCTTAATGACCACGTGGGTACATCTAACATAGGTTTTGAAGGGGTGCATGGGGGCTTTGActatggcatcaggaatcaagaaGGGGAAGATGTCCTAAGCTTTGCTCTAGCGTATGACATGATCGTAGTTAACACCCTCTTTAAAAAGAGAGAATCACATCTAGTGACTTTTAGTAGTGGCCACCACAATAGCCATATTGAATTCATCCTCTCAAGGAGAGAAGACATGAGTGCGTGCCTAGATTGTAAGGTGATACCTGGAGAGAGTGTTGTCCATCAACATAAGATTGTGGTGGCTGACTTCCGCTTTCGACTTTGTGTCCAGCGGGATAAGCGTGCGAAAGTCGCTAGAACGAAGTGGTGGAAGCTCAAGGGGGAGGTAGCTCAGAcgttcaaggagagggtcattaagGAGGGCCCTTTGGAGGAAGGAGGTGACGATGCGGACAATATGTGGATGAAGATGGCGACCTGTATTCGTAAGGTGGCCTCAGAGGAGTTTGGAGTGTCCAGGGGAAGTAGAAGCGAAGTTAGGGATACCTGGTGGTGGAACACTGATGTCCAGAAGGCTATTAAGGAGAAGAATGATTGCTTCAGACGCGTGTACCTGGATAGGATTGTAGACAACATGGAGAAGTACAAGATGGCAAAGAAGGCCGCAAAGCAAGCTGTAAGTGAAGCAAGGGGTCAGACATATGAGGACCTCTACAAGCGGTTAGGCACGAAGGAAGGCGAAAAGGACATATATAGGATGGCCAAGATCCGAGAGAGGAAGACGAGGGATGTTGACCAAGTCAAATGCATCAAGGATGGAGCAGACCAACTTCTAGTGAAGGACAAGGAGATTAAGCATAGATGA
- the LOC127327587 gene encoding glutathione S-transferase T1 isoform X2: MAAMLKVYADRLSQPSRALIIFCRVNKLDFEEVTVNLGKGQHRTPEFNKINPMGQVPVIVDGRFRLFESHAILRYLATVFPGVPDHWYPVDLFTRAKIESILDWHHSNLRRGAESAEVSVANDHVRRGKEQALNGNPQPSIADLSLVCEIMQLEGGWWLFAAGG, from the exons ATGGCGGCGATGCTCAAGGTCTACGCCGACCGCCTCTCGCAGCCCTCCCGTGCCCTAATCATCTTCTGCAG GGTGAACAAGCTCGATTTCGAGGAGGTGACCGTCAATCTGGGCAAGGGCCAGCACCGCACCCCAGAGTTCAATA AAATCAACCCAATGGGTCAAGTCCCGGTGATTGTTGATGGAAGATTCAGACTCTTCGAAAG CCATGCTATCTTGAGGTATCTTGCGACGGTCTTCCCTGGAGTTCCAGATCACTG GTATCCTGTGGACTTGTTTACTAGAGCAAAAATCGAGTCCATCTTGGATTGGCATCACTCAAATTTACGCCGTGGTGCAG AATCTGCCGAGGTGTCCGTCGCCAACGATCATGTGCGTCGAGGCAAAGAACAGGCTCTGAATGGCAACCCCCAGCCATCAATCGCGGACCTCAGCCTAGTGTGCGAGATAATGCAGCTGGAG GGAGGATGGTGGTTATTTGCAGCTGGTGGGTGA
- the LOC127327585 gene encoding F-box protein SKIP23, which translates to MTVEKKPHSEPPPSWSALPLDLAVLVVRLLPAYADRARFAAVCPQWRAAARELLPTPLPLLALPDGTFYNIPYTKPFRFPGCGFAGYQSACGNWLVFSRDDGCFLVDPFSRATVTLPALSCVRLRPPNAVAKWLNIGRAKIADPCTTWMHIRGSKKLHISKLILCSPNLAAALAGIGYTSQILMCQPGASAWSVRAYDRCKVFEDMVFYQGKLYAVAKDENLLVVNISEDHSIGDPQVSKIGRVIKGDPWYPAVFENNTRPRKKLYLVESCGALLMVRRVIWCRVPEPGVKGKVVAGQSKFEVFEADFEHSRWVKASTVGDDQVLYLGRRCSRAMSVSAYGFSGDLIFFLDDDEQNRVEYHYEDENTSFHVYDMRSGTVRTASPTISWKRCNEMLLAAWLFPQD; encoded by the coding sequence ATGACAGTGGAGAAGAAACCGCACTCGGAGCCACCGCCGTCGTGGTCGGCACTCCCGCTGGACCTGGCCGTCCTGGTGGTCCGTCTACTCCCTGCGTACGCCGACCGCGCCCGCTTCGCCGCGGTGTGTCCGCAGTGGCGCGCCGCCGCGAGGGAGCTCCTTCCCACGCCACTTCCGCTGCTAGCGCTCCCCGACGGCACCTTCTACAACATCCCCTACACCAAGCCCTTCCGCTTCCCTGGCTGCGGCTTCGCCGGGTACCAGAGCGCCTGCGGCAACTGGCTCGTCTTCTCGCGTGACGATGGCTGCTTCCTCGTCGACCCCTTCTCCAGGGCCACAGTGACGCTCCCTGCTCTCTCGTGCGTCCGTCTCAGGCCTCCAAATGCTGTCGCTAAATGGTTAAACATCGGAAGGGCGAAAATTGCTGACCCTTGCACTACATGGATGCATATCAGGGGCTCAAAGAAGCTGCACATAAGCAAGCTAATCCTGTGCTCGCCAAACCTTGCCGCGGCGTTGGCTGGCATTGGTTACACCAGTCAGATTCTAATGTGCCAGCCAGGGGCCTCGGCGTGGTCAGTGCGTGCCTACGATCGGTGTAAGGTCTTCGAAGACATGGTGTTCTACCAGGGCAAGCTCTACGCCGTTGCCAAAGACGAGAACCTCCTTGTGGTGAACATCAGCGAGGACCATAGCATAGGCGATCCACAGGTTTCTAAGATTGGAAGGGTCATCAAGGGCGATCCATGGTATCCAGCTGTGTTCGAAAACAACACTAGGCCCCGCAAGAAGCTCTACCTGGTTGAATCATGTGGGGCGTTGCTGATGGTACGCAGGGTGATTTGGTGCCGGGTGCCTGAACCTGGAGTGAAAGGTAAAGTTGTTGCTGGACAGAGCAAGTTTGAGGTTTTTGAGGCTGACTTTGAGCATTCACGGTGGGTCAAGGCGTCCACCGTGGGGGATGACCAGGTGCTGTATCTAGGACGAAGGTGCTCCAGGGCCATGTCTGTTTCTGCGTACGGGTTTTCAGGTGATCTTATTTTCTTCTTGGATGATGATGAGCAGAATCGTGTGGAGTACCACTACGAAGACGAGAACACATCTTTCCACGTCTATGACATGAGATCTGGCACAGTTCGTACCGCTTCTCCAACGATTTCCTGGAAGCGCTGCAATGAGATGCTTCTGGCAGCATGGCTCTTCCCTCAGGACTAA
- the LOC127327584 gene encoding ras-related protein RABA1f, whose protein sequence is MAYRAEDDYDYLFKVVLIGDSGVGKSNLLTRFTRNEFSLESKSTIGVEFATRSIHVDDKVVKAQIWDTAGQERYRAITSAYYRGAVGALVVYDVTRHVTFENVERWLRELKDHTDANIVIMLVGNKADLRHLRAVPTEDAKAFAEKEGTFFMETSALEAMNVEDSFTEVLSQIYRVVSKKALDIGDDPAAPPKGKTINVGSKDDVSAVKKSSCCSS, encoded by the exons ATGGCGTACAGGGCGGAGGACGACTACGACTATCTGTTCAAGGTGGTGCTGATCGGGGACTCCGGCGTGGGCAAGTCCAACCTGCTCACCCGCTTCACCCGCAACGAGTTCAGCCTCGAGTCCAAGTCCACCATCGGCGTCGAGTTCGCCACGCGCAGCATCCACGTCGACGACAAGGTCGTCAAGGCCCAGATCTGGGACACCGCAGGACAGGAAAG ATACCGAGCAATCACGAGCGCCTACTACCGCGGGGCGGTGGGCGCCCTCGTGGTCTACGACGTCACGCGCCACGTCACCTTCGAGAACGTGGAGAGGTGGCTCAGGGAGCTCAAGGACCACACCGACGCCAACATCGTGATCATGCTCGTGGGGAACAAGGCGGACCTGCGCCACCTCCGGGCCGTCCCCACCGAGGACGCCAAGGCCTTCGCCGAGAAGGAGGGCACCTTCTTCATGGAGACGTCGGCGCTCGAGGCGATGAACGTCGAGGACTCCTTCACCGAGGTGCTCTCCCAGATCTACCGCGTGGTGAGCAAGAAGGCGCTTGACATCGGCGACGACCCCGCCGCGCCACCCAAGGGGAAGACCATCAATGTTGGCTCCAAGGACGATGTGTCCGCCGTGAAGAAATCCAGCTGCTGTTCGTCTTAG
- the LOC127327587 gene encoding glutathione S-transferase T1 isoform X1 — protein MAAMLKVYADRLSQPSRALIIFCRVNKLDFEEVTVNLGKGQHRTPEFNKINPMGQVPVIVDGRFRLFESHAILRYLATVFPGVPDHWYPVDLFTRAKIESILDWHHSNLRRGAESAEVSVANDHVRRGKEQALNGNPQPSIADLSLVCEIMQLELVGDERRDSILGPREKIGAWMENVKKATSPHFEEAHELIFKMKAWLSADRVKTVSKL, from the exons ATGGCGGCGATGCTCAAGGTCTACGCCGACCGCCTCTCGCAGCCCTCCCGTGCCCTAATCATCTTCTGCAG GGTGAACAAGCTCGATTTCGAGGAGGTGACCGTCAATCTGGGCAAGGGCCAGCACCGCACCCCAGAGTTCAATA AAATCAACCCAATGGGTCAAGTCCCGGTGATTGTTGATGGAAGATTCAGACTCTTCGAAAG CCATGCTATCTTGAGGTATCTTGCGACGGTCTTCCCTGGAGTTCCAGATCACTG GTATCCTGTGGACTTGTTTACTAGAGCAAAAATCGAGTCCATCTTGGATTGGCATCACTCAAATTTACGCCGTGGTGCAG AATCTGCCGAGGTGTCCGTCGCCAACGATCATGTGCGTCGAGGCAAAGAACAGGCTCTGAATGGCAACCCCCAGCCATCAATCGCGGACCTCAGCCTAGTGTGCGAGATAATGCAGCTGGAG CTGGTGGGTGATGAGAGGCGTGACAGTATCCTGGGACCTCGTGAGAAGATTGGTGCTTGGATGGAGAACGTGAAGAAGGCCACGAGCCCCCATTTTGAGGAAGCACACGAGCTCATCTTCAAAATGAAGGCATGGTTGTCCGCCGATCGCGTCAAAACAGTGTCCAAGCTCTGA